A single region of the Drosophila takahashii strain IR98-3 E-12201 chromosome 2R, DtakHiC1v2, whole genome shotgun sequence genome encodes:
- the spt4 gene encoding transcription elongation factor SPT4: MAFEAIPKDLRGLRACLVCSLVKSFDQFETDGCENCEEFLRMKNNKDNVYDHTSNNFDGIIALTTPTDSWVAKWQRLARFTRGIYAISVSGTLPQSTLRDMKNRGIVYKTRDRSQR; the protein is encoded by the exons atgGCCTTTGAAGCGATACCCAAGGATTTGCGAGGACTGCGCGCCTGCCTCGTTTGCTCCCTGGTGAAA AGTTTTGATCAATTTGAGACTGATGGCTGCGAAAACTGCGAGGAGTTCCTGCGCATGAAGAACAACAAGGACAATGTGTACGATCACACGAGCAACAACTTTGACGGAATTATTGCCCTGACCACGCCCACCGATTCCTGGGTGGCCAAGTGGCAGCGATTGG CTCGTTTCACCCGTGGCATCTAtgccatttccgtttccggaaCCCTGCCGCAGTCCACTTTGCGGGACATGAAGAACCGCGGGATCGTCTACAAAACCCGAGATAGAAGCCAGCGTTAA
- the muskelin gene encoding muskelin — translation MSSSSTSSPTDNSSHGSVALSSALNPSLNPVSGTNTSSQKPFSLSERLNFEIYRYSSYSPNYLPENVLVDCPNDQTSRWSAYTNSPPQFLTLKLRRPAIVKKIKFGKFEKSHVCNIKKFRVYGGLEDEHMVLLLEGGLKNDNVPEVFNLRCLTEDGSENLPILYLKIVPLLSWGPSFNFSIWYVELHGQDDPMYTSARMKNYNALREVEIIKLCLKHFRQQGYMTAFGALQEQTNVQLEHPLISELHKCLVLQGDFEKAERFIVECIDEGLMDEYLHKQDYKHSWHLKDTESDMKPGNRGGHQLVVDAKKRLIYLYGGWDGYQDLSDLWVFNIDDDQWSLLCERSELSNGPTPRSCHKMVFDPISENVFMLGRYLDNSIRTSDYIKSDFYLYDTRAGNWMQICDDTSQVGGPQLVYDHQMCMDADKRTIYVFGGKILTPRSVNATGAIEPEYSGLFSYHIATNTWAQILVDCHHASASLADVMSIKSRITHCMVFHNKHRKLYIYGGQRGKEDLDEFLSYDVDTQAISVLNKEHPHHGTTAGNEAKFEPSSGYTLRATIDCERDEIYIFSSLSKVKDRRDIQHIDASNSFWVYSLRSHKWSRIYYCRHSGQNASSINRMNILGASKGDGSLEPCPRYAHQLVYDDLANTHYLFGGNPGICQQQQLRLDDFWLLRLEKPKRDEILKHCRFLVRKLRYEEMTRQDPFKAMQYLRHHIAAVIDHSDAEQLNNFHKLASLLFKNHDSLERECTTPALCADAEDLETDPDVSAKIKDEVADGPATENISMESNESLISSGISETASSPSSSSCTKRARTECSAELKNKRAFLFNKLVQLMPPSMVQPERNLSDFVVI, via the exons ATGTCCTCCTCCTCGACGTCCAGTCCCACGGACAACAGCTCGCACGGATCGGTGGCGCTGTCCTCGGCCCTGAATCCCTCATTAAACCCGGTCTCCGGAACGAATACCAGTAGCCAGAAGCCATTTTCCCTCTCAGAGCGGCTAAACTTTGAGATCTACCGTTACTCCAGCTATTCACCGAACTATCTGCCCGA AAACGTCCTGGTGGACTGTCCCAACGATCAAACTTCCAGGTGGTCAGCCTACACGAACAGCCCTCCGCAATTTCTCACCTTGAAGCTGCGCCGTCCCGCCATTGTGAAGAAAATCAAGTTTGGCAAGTTCGAGAAGTCGCATGTGTGCAACATCAAGAAGTTCCGCGTTTACGGGGGCTTGGAGGATGAGCACATGGTCCTGCTGCTCGAAGG TGGCCTGAAAAACGACAACGTTCCGGAAGTATTCAACCTGCGCTGCCTCACCGAAGACGGTTCGGAGAACCTGCCAATACTGTACCTCAAGATCGTGCCCCTGCTCTCCTGGGGTCCGTCGTTCAACTTCAGCATCTGGTACGTCGAGCTGCACGGCCAGGACGACCCCATGTACACCAGTGCCCGCATGAAGAACTACAACGCGCTGCGCGAGGTTGAGATCATCAAGCTGTGCCTCAAGCACTTCCGCCAGCAGGGCTACATGACTGCCTTCGGGGCGCTCCAGGAGCAGACGAATGTGCAACTGGAGCACCCGCTGATCAGCGAACTCCACAAGTGCCTG GTTTTGCAGGGAGACTTTGAGAAGGCTGAGCGCTTCATAGTCGAGTGCATAGACGAGGGTCTGATGGATGAGTATTTGCACAAGCAGGACTATAAGCACAGCTGGCACCTGAAGGACACAGAGAGCGACATGAAGCCTG GCAACCGCGGAGGTCATCAGCTGGTGGTCGATGCCAAAAAGAGACTAATATATCTATATGGCGGCTGGGATGGCTACCAGGATCTGAGCGACCTTTGGGTTTTCAACATCGACGATGATCAGTGGTCGCTGCTGTGCGAGCGGTCAGAGCTCTCCAATGGACCCACACCGCGATCCTGCCACAAAATGGTCTTTGATCCCATCAGCGAAAATGTATTCATGCTTGGTCGTTACCTCGACAACTCGATTCGCACCTCGGATTATATAAAGAGCGACTTTTACCTGTATGACACGAGAGCCGGCAACTGGATGCAGATCTGCGACGATACCAGCCAAGTGGGTGGTCCACAGCTTGTCTACGATCACCAGATGTGCATGGATGCCGATAAGCGGACCATTTACGTCTTCGGAGGCAAAATACTCACGCCTCGCAGTGTCAATGCCACGGGAGCGATAGAGCCAGAATATTCGGGGCTGTTTTCCTACCACATAGCTACAAACACCTGGGCGCAGATACTGGTGGACTGCCACCACGCCAGCGCATCCCTGGCAGATGTGATGTCCATTAAGTCCAGAATCACTCACTGCATGGTTTTTCATAAT AAACATCGAAAACTCTACATTTATGGCGGGCAACGAGGCAAGGAGGATCTGGACGAGTTCCTCAGCTACGACGTAGACACCCAGGCCATATCCGTGCTTAACAAGGAGCACCCGCATCATGGAACCACCGCCGGCAACGAAGCCAAATTTGAACCCTCTTCAGGCTACACTTTGCGTGCTACTATCGACTGTGAACGTGATgagatttatatattttct aGCTTGAGTAAGGTTAAGGATCGCCGTGATATACAGCATATCGATGCATCGAACTCCTTTTGGGTCTATTCGCTGCGCAGTCACAAGTGGTCGAGGATATATTACTGTCGCCACAGTGGCCAGAATGCCAGCTCCATCAACAGAATGAACATCTTGGGAGCCAGCAAGGGAGATGGATCCTTGGAGCCCTGTCCTCGCTATGCCCACCAGTTAGTGTACGACGACTTGGCTAATACGCACTATTTGTTTGGAGGAAATCCTGGAATttgtcagcagcagcaactgagACTTGATGATTTCTGGCTGCTGCGCTTGGAAAA accAAAACGAGACGAGATCCTGAAGCACTGTAGGTTTTTGGTGCGAAAACTGCGATACGAGGAGATGACGCGCCAGGATCCCTTTAAGGCAATGCAGTATTTACGGCATCATATAGCCGCTGTGATTGATCATAGCGATGCGGAGCAGTTGAATAAT tTTCACAAACTGGCTTCGTTGCTCTTTAAAAACCACGACAGCCTGGAAAGAGAGTGTACGACTCCAGCGCTGTGTGCTGATGCTGAAGATCTCGAAACGGATCCTGACGTATCGGCCAAAATTAAAG ATGAGGTGGCTGATGGCCCCGCCACCGAGAATATTTCAATGGAATCGAACGAAAGTCTGATCTCCTCCGGCATCTCGGAGACCGCCTCCAGTCCCAGCTCCTCGTCATGCACGAAAAGAGCGCGCACGGAGTGCTCTGCCGAACTGAAGAACAAACGAGCTTTCCTGTTCAACAAACTGGTGCAGCTAATGCCACCAAGCATGGTCCAACCGGAACGCAACCTCAGTGACTTCGTGGTCATATGA
- the LOC108065125 gene encoding bolA-like protein 2: protein MSKYNSKYLEEKLKRELQAEYVSVTDESDGCGGKFSAVIVTPAFNGKTLLQKHRLVNSTLAEELKEIHAFSQKSYTPEEWEKVKAQ, encoded by the coding sequence ATGAGTAAATACAACTCAAAGTACCTCGAGGAGAAGCTCAAAAGGGAACTGCAAGCGGAGTACGTGAGTGTGACAGACGAATCGGATGGTTGTGGTGGCAAATTCAGTGCCGTAATCGTGACACCGGCCTTCAACGGCAAGACCCTGTTGCAAAAACATAGATTAGTCAATTCGACGCTCGCAGAAGAACTGAAAGAAATCCATGCATTCTCCCAGAAATCGTACACGCCCGAAGAGTGGGAGAAAGTGAAAGCCCAATAG
- the LOC108065055 gene encoding LOW QUALITY PROTEIN: uncharacterized protein (The sequence of the model RefSeq protein was modified relative to this genomic sequence to represent the inferred CDS: inserted 2 bases in 1 codon): MARWIVGTHTNFALLICLANTISFCSGYSYKIRKSECIANKAYFSNVSCILKPLNWTRSVMNMDGDIIDVLTDIKMTVEVFYKDSSNLYKPFAVKFSFDICQLLKNKAQRNFLEKYALNHLEAWTNVNHSCPYMVXVLIVEIINIKIRNILYLKGHLFARDFHLDEMSLPALPLQDYKIAFNFSGAKPWKHLGVVLIYFEVLEDYYKNKRNKPRPKFID; encoded by the exons ATGGCAAGGTGGATTGTTGGGACGCATACAAATTTCGCCCTTTTAATATGCCTGGCGAACACAATT TCCTTTTGCAGCGGATACTCTTACAAAATTAGGAAGAGTGAATGCATAGCTAATAAGGCTTATTTTAGCAATGTCTCGTGTATTTTGAAGCCATTAAACTGGACTCGGTCGGTGATGAACATGGATGGCGACATTATAGACGTTTTAACTGATATTAAA ATGACGGTAGAAGTCTTCTATAAGGACTCTTCAAATCTTTATAAACCCTTTGCAGTCAAATTTAGCTTTGATATTTGCCAACTTTTAAAGAATAAAGCACaaagaaattttttggaaaaatacgCTTTGAACCATTTGGAGGCCTGGACTAATGTAAACCACAGTTGTCCTTATATGGT CGTTTTAATAGTTGAAATTATCAATatcaaaataagaaatattttatatttaaagggTCATTTGTTTGCACGCGACTTCCATTTGGATGAGATGTCTTTGCCTGCTCTTCCTCTTCAGGACTACAAAATTGCCTTTAATTTTTCAGGAGCGAAGCCATGGAAGCACTTGGGAGTAGTTCTTATCTACTTCGAAGTGCTCGAGGATTATTACAAGAACAAAAGGAATAAGCCACGTCCAAAatttattgattga
- the Mvk gene encoding uncharacterized protein Mvk, which yields MLKFQVHSPGKVILHGEHAVVYHRPALAAVVGLGTTLRFRQLEASHVASFQLEALNCTLEIQLPEFNGFLAEFRSKYPSDSTAKLLEAVRAEVSKQLERSGGSAPKQHTQRAFVSIYYLLAGAVLSAPGDPKLTLQTGFQVQVDSQLNVGAGLGSSASFGAALATTFLILAGHFDADSYLAEENQALISSWAFESERVNHGTPSGLDNTVCTYGGMLRYVKGQGFQSLKIQKPLNILLVDSRVSRSTADIVAKVRHLGEAFPQLIEAIWQACEELVTAAVPLYESFGNAQDDSAKFEQLERLFQINNDLLKAIGVSHPKLEQIFTIAFKRGFFSKLTGAGAGGYVIVLLPDNYECNEVYWKLKEELESAGFGVHVTTAGGEGLRVAPLDD from the coding sequence ATGCTCAAGTTCCAGGTCCATTCTCCGGGCAAGGTCATCCTCCATGGCGAGCACGCAGTTGTCTATCATCGTCCCGCCCTCGCCGCCGTTGTGGGCCTGGGCACTACGCTGAGATTCCGCCAGCTGGAGGCTAGCCATGTGGCAAGTTTCCAGCTGGAGGCACTCAACTGCACCCTGGAGATCCAGTTGCCCGAGTTCAACGGCTTCCTGGCTGAGTTCAGGAGCAAATATCCTTCGGATAGCACAGCTAAACTCTTGGAAGCCGTTCGTGCAGAGGTTTCGAAGCAGCTGGAACGCTCCGGAGGCAGTGCACCCAAGCAGCACACCCAGCGGGCCTTTGTCTCCATCTACTATTTGCTGGCCGGCGCTGTACTCTCCGCACCCGGCGATCCGAAGCTGACACTGCAAACCGGTTTCCAGGTGCAGGTAGACAGCCAGTTGAACGTGGGCGCGGGTCTGGGCAGCTCCGCCTCTTTTGGCGCCGCCTTGGCCACCACTTTTCTCATCTTGGCCGGGCACTTCGACGCAGACAGCTACTTGGCGGAGGAAAACCAGGCTCTCATCTCCAGCTGGGCCTTCGAATCGGAACGCGTTAACCACGGCACGCCCTCGGGTCTGGACAACACAGTGTGCACCTACGGTGGCATGTTGCGGTACGTCAAGGGCCAGGGCTTCCAGTCGCTGAAGATCCAGAAGCCCCTGAACATCCTGCTGGTGGACAGTCGTGTGAGTCGCAGCACCGCGGACATTGTGGCCAAGGTGCGTCACCTGGGCGAGGCCTTCCCGCAGCTCATCGAGGCCATTTGGCAGGCCTGCGAGGAGCTGGTCACCGCCGCCGTGCCGCTCTACGAGAGCTTTGGCAATGCCCAGGACGACAGCGCCAAGTTCGAGCAACTGGAGCGTCTGTTCCAGATCAACAACGATCTGTTAAAGGCCATTGGCGTGTCGCATCCGAAGCTGGAGCAGATCTTCACCATCGCCTTCAAGCGGGGCTTCTTCTCGAAGCTGACGGGCGCCGGTGCCGGTGGCTATGTGATCGTCCTGCTGCCGGATAACTATGAGTGCAACGAGGTCTACTGGAAGCTCAAGGAGGAGCTCGAATCGGCGGGCTTCGGGGTCCATGTGACGACGGCCGGTGGCGAAGGATTGCGTGTTGCCCCGCTGGATGACTGA
- the Iswi gene encoding chromatin-remodeling complex ATPase chain Iswi produces the protein MSKTETAAVEATEENSNETTSDAATSSSGEKEAEFDNKIEADRSRRFDFLLKQTEIFTHFMTNSAKSPTKPKGRPKKIKDKEKDKDKDKDAADHRHRKTEQEEDEELLAEDSATKEIFRFDASPAYIKSGEMRDYQIRGLNWMISLYENGINGILADEMGLGKTLQTISLLGYLKHFKNQAGPHIVIVPKSTLQNWVNEFKKWCPSLRAVCLIGDQDTRNTFIRDVLMPGEWDVCVTSYEMCIREKSVFKKFNWRYLIIDEAHRIKNEKSKLSEILREFKTANRLLITGTPLQNNLHELWALLNFLLPDVFNSSEDFDEWFNTNTCLGDDALITRLHAVLKPFLLRRLKAEVEKRLKPKKEMKIFVGLSNMQRDWYTKVLLKDIDVVNGAGKVEKMRLQNILMQLRKCTNHPYLFDGAEPGPPYTTDTHLVFNSGKMAILDKLLPKLQEQGSRVLIFSQMTRMLDILEDYCHWRNYNYCRLDGQTPHEDRNRQIQEFNMDNSAKFLFMLSTRAGGLGINLATADVVIIYDSDWNPQMDLQAMDRAHRIGQKKQVRVFRLITESTVEEKIVERAEVKLRLDKMVIQGGRLVDNRSNQLNKDEMLNIIRFGANQVFSSKETDITDEDIDVILERGEAKTAEQKATLDSLGESSLRTFTMDTNGEGGTSSVYQFEGEDWREKQKLNALGNWIEPPKRERKANYAVDAYFREALRVSEPKAPKAPRPPKQPIVQDFQFFPPRLFELLDQEIYYFRKTVGYKVPKNTELGSEATKVQREEQRKIDEAEPLSEDEIQEKENLLSHGFTAWTKRDFNQFIKANEKYGRDDIDNIAKDVEGKTPEEVIEYNAVFWERCTELQDIERIMGQIERGEGKIQRRLSIKKALDQKMSRYRAPFHQLRLQYGNNKGKNYTEIEDRFLVCMLHKLGFDKENVYEELRAAIRASPQFRFDWFIKSRTALELQRRCNTLITLIERENIELEEKERAEKKKKAPKGSVSAGSGSASSNTPAPTPQPKANQKRKSEVVATSSNSKKKKK, from the exons ATGTCCAAAACAGAAACGGCCGCCGTGGAGGCAACCGAGGAGAACTCG AACGAGACAACTTCGGATGCGGCCACCAGCTCGTCCGGCGAAAAGGAGGCCGAGTTCGACAACAAAATCGAGGCGGATCGCAGTAGGCGCTTCGATTTCCTGCTGAAGCAAACTGAGATCTTCACCCACTTCATGACCAACAGTGCCAAGAGTCCCACCAAGCCCAAGGGCAGGCCCAAGAAGATCAAGGACAAGGAAAAGGACAAAGACAAGGACAAGGATGCGGCCGA CCATCGGCATCGCAAaacggagcaggaggaggatgaggagctgCTGGCGGAGGACTCGGCCACCAAGGAGATTTTCCGCTTCGACGCCTCACCCGCCTACATCAAAAGTGGGGAGATGCGTGACTATCAGATTCGCGGACTCAACTGGATGATTTCCCTGTACGAGAATGGCATCAACGGAATCCTGGCCGATGAAATGGGTCTGGGAAAGACCCTGCAGACAATTTCCTTGCTGGGTTATCTCAAGCATTTCAA AAACCAAGCTGGTCCCCACATCGTCATCGTGCCCAAGTCCACGCTGCAGAACTGGGTGAACGAGTTCAAGAAGTGGTGTCCTTCCCTCAGGGCCGTCTGCCTGATTGGCGACCAGGACACGCGCAACACCTTCATTCGGGACGTGCTCATGCCGGGCGAATGGGACGTCTGCGTGACCTCCTATGAGATGTGCATTCGCGAGAAGTCGGTTTTCAAGAAGTTCAACTGGCGCTACTTGATCATCGACGAAGCGCATCGCATTAAAAACGAGAAATCAAAGCTCTCGGAGATCTTGCGAGAGTTCAAGACCGCCAATCGGCTGCTCATCACGGGTACTCCGCTGCAGAATAATCTCCACGAGCTGTGGGCCCTACTCAATTTCCTGCTGCCCGATGTTTTCAACTCCTCGGAGGACTTTGACGAGTGGTTCAACACGAACACTTGTTTGGGCGACGATGCGTTGATTACGCGCTTGCACGCCGTCCTAAAGCCCTTCCTGCTGCGTCGACTCAAGGCCGAGGTGGAGAAGCGGCTGAAGCCGAAGAAGGAGATGAAAATCTTTGTCGGCCTGTCCAATATGCAACGCGACTGGTACACCAAGGTGCTGCTCAAGGACATTGACGTGGTGAACGGCGCCGGCAAGGTGGAGAAGATGCGACTGCAGAACATCCTGATGCAGTTGCGCAAGTGCACCAACCACCCGTATCTGTTCGATGGCGCCGAACCGGGGCCACCGTACACCACGGACACCCATTTGGTGTTTAATTCCGGCAAGATGGCCATTCTCGACAAGCTGCTGCCCAAGCTGCAGGAGCAGGGATCGCGTGTGCTGATCTTCTCTCAGATGACGCGGATGTTGGACATCCTGGAGGACTATTGCCACTGGCGCAACTACAACTACTGTCGCCTGGACGGTCAGACGCCGCACGAGGATCGCAACAGGCAGATCCAGGAGTTCAACATGGACAACAGCGCCAAGTTCCTCTTCATGTTGTCCACTCGAGCCGGTGGCTTGGGCATCAATTTGGCCACCGCCGATGTGGTCATTATCTACGACTCGGATTGGAATCCCCAGATGGATTTGCAGGCCATGGATCGTGCCCATCGTATTGGTCAGAAGAAGCAAGTGCGCGTATTCCGCCTGATCACCGAGAGCACTGTTGAGGAGAAGATCGTGGAGAGGGCCGAGGTGAAGTTGCGGCTGGACAAGATGGTCATCCAGGGTGGTAGATTGGTCGACAATCGTTCTAATCAGTTGAACAAGGATGAAATGCTTAACATTATCCGCTTCGGAGCCAATCAAGTGTTCAGCTCCAAGGAGACTGACATTACAGACGAAGACATTGACGTTATTCTGGAGCGCGGCGAGGCAAAGACGGCCGAACAAAAGGCCACGCTGGACAGTCTGGGCGAGAGTTCACTGCGCACATTTACGATGGACACAAATGGCGAGGGAGGCACCTCCTCGGTCTACCAATTCGAGGGCGAGGATTGGCGTGAGAAGCAGAAGCTTAATGCTCTGGGCAACTGGATTGAACCGCCCAAGCGAGAGCGCAAGGCGAACTATGCAGTGGATGCCTACTTTCGGGAGGCACTGCGCGTTTCTGAGCCCAAGGCTCCGAAGGCACCACGCCCACCCAAGCAGCCCATCGTGCAAGACTTTCAATTTTTCCCACCCCGTCTCTTCGAGCTGCTAGACCAGGAGATCTACTACTTCCGCAAGACCGTCGGCTACAAGGTGCCCAAGAACACTGAGTTGGGCTCGGAGGCCACAAAGGTTCAGCGCGAGGAGCAGCGCAAGATCGACGAGGCTGAGCCGCTGAGTGAAGATGAGATACAGGAGAAGGAGAACCTGCTCTCACATGGTTTTACCGCCTGGACCAAGCGCGACTTCAATCAGTTTATTAAGGCCAACGAGAAGTACGGTCGTGATGACATCGACAACATTGCAAAGGACGTGGAGGGCAAGACACCGGAGGAGGTTATCGAGTACAATGCGGTCTTCTGGGAGCGCTGCACTGAGTTGCAGGATATTGAGCGAATTATGGGACAAATTGAGCGCGGAGAGGGCAAGATACAGCGACGTCTTTCTATCAAGAAGGCCTTGGATCAAAAG ATGTCCCGGTATCGCGCGCCCTTCCATCAGTTGCGACTGCAATATGGCAACAATAAGGGCAAGAATTACACAGAAATCGAGGATCGATTTCTGGTTTGCATGCTGCACAAGTTGGGCTTCGACAAGGAGAACGTTTACGAGGAGCTCAGAGCGGCCATAAG AGCTTCCCCTCAGTTCCGTTTCGACTGGTTCATCAAATCTCGCACAGCTCTAGAGCTACAGCGTCGTTGCAATACACTGATTACCCTCATCGAACGTGAGAACATCGAGCTGGAGGAGAAGGAACGCgccgagaagaagaaaaaggcgcCCAAGGGCAGCGTGTCCGCGGGCAGCGGAAGTGCCAGCTCCAATACCCCAGCACCCACGCCGCAACCGAAGGCCAATCAGAAGCGAAAGAGCGAGGTGGTGGCCACCAGTTCCAActcgaaaaagaagaagaagtag
- the LOC108065065 gene encoding G protein alpha q subunit — protein sequence MDCCLSDLAREERQISREIDKKIRQDKKNARRELKLLVLGTGESGKSTFIKQMRIIHGNKYTDGERRGYIKLVFQNIFMAMQSMIEAMDKLKIFYDQDEHEELADLVKSLDYMKVTKFEDPYVNAIKTLWKDAGIQESYNRRREYQLTDSAEYFLSDIDRIEKADYLPTNQDILRVRVPTLNILEYPFALDGYVIRMVDVAGQRNMRRKWIHCFSNVTSIMFLAALSEFDLSLAECQNDNRMKESIALFRTIVSFPWFQNASMILFLNKQDLFETKIRTTHLVDYFPEYDGPKQDSQAAQGFILRMFLKVNPDPDKKVYPHFTVATSTENITLVFTAVKDTIMEWHFRDTNLV from the exons ATGGACTGCTGTTTGTCGGATCTAGCCAGGGAGGAGAGGCAGATCAGTAGGGAAATCGATAAGAAAATACGCCAGGACAAGAAAAACGCGCGCCGTGAGCTTAAACTGTTGGTCCTGG GCACAGGAGAGTCCGGCAAATCAACATTCATCAAACAGATGCGTATTATCCATGGAAATAAGTACACCGATGGGGAGAGGCGTGGATACATCAAGCTGGTTTTTCAGAACATATTCATGGCCATGCAGTCAATGATTGAGGCAATGGATAAGCTGAAGATTTTCTATGatcaggatgagcacgag GAGCTGGCCGATCTGGTGAAGAGCTTAGATTACATGAAGGTTACCAAGTTCGAGGATCCATACGTGAACGCCATTAAAACCCTTTGGAAGGATGCTGGCATCCAGGAGAGCTATAATCGTCGTAGGGAATATCAGCTGACTGATTCAGCCGAATA tttCTTGAGTGACATAGATCGAATTGAAAAGGCTGATTACCTGCCGACGAATCAGGATATTCTTCGTGTTCGTGTGCCGacattaaatattcttgaGTATCCATTTGCTTTGGATGGCTATGTGATAAg AATGGTGGACGTTGCAGGCCAACGAAACATGAGAAGAAAATGGATTCACTGTTTTTCGAATGTGACTTCAATTATGTTTTTGGCAGCGCTATCGGAATTCGATCTCTCATTGGCTGAATGTCAAAATGAT AATCGAATGAAAGAATCTATTGCCTTGTTTCGTACTATTGTATCATTCCCATGGTTTCAAAATGCGTCAATGATTCTTTTTCTGAACAAACAAGATTTGTTTGAGACTAAAATTAGGACAACGCATTTGGTAGACTATTTTCCAGAATATGATG GTCCAAAACAAGATTCACAAGCGGCTCAAGGTTTCATACTgcgaatgtttttaaaagtaaatcctGATCCTGATAAAAAGGTGTATCCACATTTTACAGTAGCTACAA GTACGGAAAATATTACGCTTgtgtttacagctgttaaagaTACAATAATGGAATGGCATTTCAGGGATACTAATTTGGTGTGA